DNA from Roseimicrobium sp. ORNL1:
CCCGCGAAGGACATCTACTCGAAACTCGCTCATGGTGATTCTACCCTGCTTCATCAACGGCCTTTCTCAGCACACGATACTCAACCCAATTCTCGCACAGCAAAGCAGCCTTCGACGGGTCAAACACAGTACGGTCACTCCCCAAACGAAACCCAAGGACAATCTCGATTCCTCTTGGTGAATACCAACGCTGGCTTCCTTAACTCAGCGGCGAGGACGATGCTTGCCCGCGCGCCCATCATCACCTGTGAGCCAGATCGACGCCAAATGCAGACAATGTTCGGGAATCACGGACAAAAACGAAATTCTCCAAACTCTGCCCATGCGTGCCGTCCGATATACCATCCAATGCGATCTGGTTATTTTCCTCCCTTAACGCATACCCACAAAAGTCATTTTGAGCCATGAACTCAAACAGATCTTGAGGACGGTAACCAAACCCTTCCGTATGCCCACCCCAGCACTCCAGCAGAACGCAGTTCGTCCGTCTCAAGGTCTCGCCGGCCCCTCGCAGTACAGGCAATTCATACCCTTCAACATCGATCTTGAGCACATCAATTGATTCCAACGTCTTGCAAACAACGTCCAGTTTTTGCATCTCAACGGAAATCGAAGCTGGCCCCTGCTCGACTTTGTTCCAATCGTCATCCATTCGATCGCTAAATTGGATTACTCCTGCGTCTGCTCCGACTGCACTGTGAACAGCTGTTACATTTTCAACTCCATTCAGTTGGAGGTTATCCTCCAGCGCACGAAATGTTTCTGGATGCGCTTCAATGGCCACCACCTTCCCTGCAGCACCAACCGCATTTGAGGCCAAGAGGGAAAGGATACCGATATTTGCTCCGACATCCACAACCACGTTTCCTTTCTTCAAGAAACGTGACAGGAATACTTCACCATCAAGCTGCATTTCAGGCTCCGTCCAAAGCAGCCGGGCCAACCCTCCCGACCTCATTTTTATTGAGGCGCCGTTGCGTCGATACGAGAAAATGCCGGCCATCCCCATTTTTGAAAGCAACAACGCCACCAGATAGCGCAAGGGATGTGGTTGTTTGCGCAAATGAGCGAGATGAAATGTCAGTTTATCTCCAATGGACATACAAAGGGCCTTTTTTAACTGGGTCTCGTCAACTCTCCGGATCTAACTCTCTGTCCAAGATGAATAAAAAGATGGTAGACCGTGCATCACCTTCGCCTGAGAGCGCGCTCGCCTTCTCTTAATATAAACACGAAGGACATTCCAAAACACCCACGGCCACTCCAACAGTTGAATTTTAGTCAAATTAGCCAGCGAAGACCAACGCTTCCATGAGGGATGCTTGCGGAATCGGGCACTCCGAACCAGCCAGTTGGCATACAGCTCATGTCGACAGCGTTCATAGAAGCTCAAGGCCAGTGAACTCTCTCCTGCGGAAAGGTGTAATGCCGTCAGCAGAACGAGTGAGGGCTCAACGTTTCTCCAAGCCCAACTCTCGTTTGACTGAGACAAGGAATGCTGGTGTACACGGTAATCATGCAGCATCTCACCGTGGTAGTAAAACCGGATGCCGCCGGACGCCAGTAGAAGCCAGTAAAACCAATCCTGACAATACCGCCAATCCATTTGATACCTTGTCAATATAGGTAGGGTGGCCGTTGTTCGTCCCAGAATTGAAGGTGTACTAATGATGTTACCACCAAGCAATATTTGAAGCATCTGCTCTGGCTCAATCAATTGATTCTCCAGCGGACGCATTTCTTCAAAAGTTTGCATCCCGAGATCGAACCATACCTGTTTTCCCTCAGAATCGATCTGTCCTCCTTTGCCAAACACGAGGGCGACATCTGGATAGGAATTCATCACCCCCAAACGAGCGCTCAAAAAGGCAGGTTTTAGCACGTCGTCTGCGCCAGGATAACACCAAAACTCCCCTCGTGCCTGTTGCATGAGAAACAGGGTTGCCTGACTCACCCCGCGATTCTTCCCCCATGTGAAAGTCCGAATGCGCGGATCGTTCAGGCATTCTTCGGTCCCCGGAAACTTCAAGTCTCCAGACCCGTCATCCAAAATTAGCAGCTCCCACTCTTCGTAGTCCTGTCTCTTCACTGATTCGACCAGTTCCTTCAAGTAGGGACCGGCATTGTAGGTTGGCACCAAAACTGATACCAAATTTTTGATGTTAGAATTCATACCTTTTACCAGGACCTGGCAGTTACTCGCTGAAAGTTAGACACCTCCTGTAGAACGCAAGGTGCCGCGGCAACCGCAAGGCAACCAACGCGGCGTGCACCCTGGAAGTAAGGTTCATTGGCGTTCCGACCGCCGATTCCCGCATGATGGTGCCTCCGTGGTGGACAATGCACGGTCCGGTACAAGGCCGATATATTCCGGAGTTCCATTCATGGGGCATGACATGCACATGCTGGCTGTTCTTCAGCACCCAAATGAAGTGACCATTTTCGTAGAGATTGCGGTCGCCTCTGGGAAGAAATGGCTCCGGAACAAACGCGGACCGGTACAGCTTCCGCACCAGCTGTCGACCAGCAGGAGTACTGCGGCAATAGATGACAGCCGCATTCAACCTCTCTGAGAAGTCCCGGCATGCAAACAGGCTCTTCGTCGGTTCACGCGTGTCCCACACTCTGAAGTCTGGAACGTCTTTCTGCACCTCGCAGTCCGCATCCAGATACAGGACACCTCCCGTCACTTTCTGGATCAGATGACGCATGACGGCAACCTTCATCCAGGCGGAATCGTGTGCGTTGATGCCCCACGGTGGCCGTCCCGTGACAAGACAATAAGGCACGCCTATCCTACGGCAGTATTCGCGCTGGCTCTCAATGCAGTTCGCAAAGACTTTCTCATAGCCATTCGTGGCGATGGAAAATACCACGTGCGTGGGAGCATCTGTTGAGTCGCTGGACGGAATGGCCATCAGGTTGTCACTACTGTAGTCAAGGAATCCACCTGTTCACCAACACGGTGTTTTGCAGTTTTCGCTTAATCTGATTCATTCCCAACCAGAACGGATGCAGTCCCTCCAGGGCCTCCATGCGCACGTCGATGATCGGCGAGTCCGTATGTAGCGGCTCATACAAACTTTGTTCCCACAATCTCCGATATGCCGACAGGAAGTGTCCGCCAATCGACTCAGGGGTGAGAGTGGCGCTGCGATAAAGATTGACGATTTGCCGCGAATTCACCGCATGCCCATTGGCCCGCATGGCGAGCGCTGCCCAGCAAGTGGGCTCAGTCCAGGCCGGAATCACCCGCCAGTCACTCTGGGCGAGAAACCAATCTACATAGTCCAAATCAAAGACCGCAGGATCGCACAGAGTCAGGCCCGTATTGATTCCGGAGACGACTTGCAGCCCTCGCTTGTCCGTCAAATGCCACGGCCTGATGGAGTATGCCTGCCAGACCGTATCACGCAGGAACACACATCTTCCGCGCGTGGCCTCATCGGTGAATAGTCCGCGGAATGGCCGGAAGAACCGGATGTCACCATCCATGTAAAGGCACATCCCTGGCTCGGCGAGCACCACGTCCAGCAGCTTCAATCCCCACACGGAACCTTCGCGGAAGCTCAGTGCGTTGGGATGTCCCCGCAGCTTCTCGCGCATCACTTCATCCGCGAGCCTTCTGGAAACAATTCGGGATCCAGGCAGCTTCTCCTGAATGAGTGCGCAGTCAGCCTCAGTCAGGGATCCATCTTCATGGATGACCATTTCAACTGGGTCCGCTGAAAGACGCATCACGGACTCGAAGCAGTGGATGGCGAGATCCACATCCTTGTGGCACAGCAATGTTCGTACTGAACTCTTCCCTTGCGTCATGACTGTATTAACTCAGAACCGGCGCAACCATTCCTGCGTTGCCGTTGGACGCCTGGATGAAATCTGACTCCACTTTCTCCGCGGCATCCAATACCCGATCACGCGCGGCATAGCGTGGCGGAGAGAGCAAAAGCCCATCATGCAGGAAATCCTCCACCAGGAAGAACGGAGCCGCTGAAGTTCCCACAAACGCCCCTGCACTACAGGATAGCACCGGAAGCCCCTGGTCACGAAAACAAGCCGCTGCGCTGCTCTTTCCAATGCAGTCCTGCGGCGTGGTGGTGATCCCGGCATCCATCTCCCTCATCATCGAAGCGATGTTCGCATCTCCGGTATCGTTGGCTTCGAACAGCAAAGCCTCACATCCTTGCGTCAGCATTGACTGCTCCAGCTGAGCCCTTAGTGCCGCGGACCTACCCAGCAGACAGATCACCACGTGCAGCCCATGCTCCTTTGCATGGACGTGAAGTTCACCCAGGCGCTGGACAAGGAGTTCCAGATCATGAACGGCCCCAAACACGCCAACCAATCGAAGTTGGTCGGCAGAGGCAGTCTTGAGCGCTGGAATACTCTGCATCACCCGGGCTCTCAACTCACTCGACTCCCCTTCCCCGTGCTCCAAGGTCCCAAACATGGGAAGAACATCAGCCACAACACCAATCTTCCCCAGCGTGCGTTTATAGAGCTCAAGGCTGGTGTACGTCACCTGTGCGTTCCACGATCGCAACGCAGAGGCCACTCCCATCTTTTGCACCCATCCAAGAAGGCGCGTGCGCACCTTGGTTCCCGGATGCAGCCCGATCCAGGTCTCATGCACCATCACGCTATGACGTCCGCCTTCGTTTGTGCTGAACGGAAATCCACTTCTCATCACAAGGCCCTTGGGATGGAAGCTGTAGGGCACAAACTGCAGGCTGGTCCAGTCAGGCTTCCACCGTGCGAGTGCTTCTGTCACCTCATTCCAGCGTGCGGGAACGGGCCTGGCTGATGGCACGCGAACGTACTCCACATCCCCCTCGCCTACCGTTCTGGCACCACTCACGCTGTCTTGCACATGACGATCTGAAAAGCCGAGAAGCTTCACCTCATGTCCCCGGGATTGCAGGGCTGCACCAAGCCGCCACGAATAGTCGCCCACTCCGCTTCTGCCCGGCTCGATTCCCTCACATAGAATGGCAATCTTCATTCTTATGCCTGCCACACGCCTATTTGCACAAGACGAGTACCGAATACCCTCCGAGAATGCGGGCTGTCAGTTCAGGCTTCCACGAGTTCATCATGCGCCGCAAGAACATGAGCCTCTTTTGTCCCGGCGCTCCCTGCTCCAGTTCGACAGAGGTGAGAAACCAGTCCTTCACTTCGAGACCAGCCTGCTCCACAGATGCCAGGGCAGTCTCCAGGGTGAAATAATGCAGGTGTCCCACGTGCTGGCGCGCCAGAGACAGATAGGAAGGGCGCGCGACAGAGAGCATGCTGAGGTCCATGGGGATGTGGAGGATCTTCCACTCTGCCAATTCTTTCAGACCGCGAATGAAGGCGAGGTAGTCCTCCACGTGCTCAGCCACGTCCATGGCGAGGGCAACATCAAATCGCCCGGCTTTTGGATCCGGCGTTCCGAGGAAAAACTTCAATCCCTCCCCTTCTCGTTTTGCCGCATATTCGATCGCTTGCGGTGACACGTCATATCCTACGCATTCCGGTTTTGGATCAAGGCGGTTGCGAAGTTCCTCGAGAATACCTCCCACTCCGCAGCCCACCTCCAGCAGCCGCCTCGGCTTGATTGCATGCTTGGCCAGCATCTTCGACACTTGTGCGGCTTTAAAGGGCGAGTGTTCCAGATGCCAGTTGGGGTTCTTGGAGGCGTACTCGCCGGAGGTGTACATTTCGTTCATGTCAGGACGGTCACTTTCAACTTTGGCACTTCATCCACGAGCCACGGATGCTCGCGAACCTCGCGCCAGTTCGCTGTAAATTTTTGTATAGAAACTTGGGGCAACAAGTTCCTCAGGGAGGCTTTCGTGAGTCGTCCGCGCCAGCGAAGCATACTCCTGTGCGTCCATGGCCGAGGCTCTCTTCAACAAGGCGGCTAATCCTTCCACATCACCTGGCTCGCAGATCAAGGAATGACGGCCGGCAGCCTCCGGCAGGCCACCGTCACGGGTGACAATGCAAGGCACGCCAAGATGCCGCGCCTCCACCGCAACCAATCCGAAGTCCTCCCGGGTGTTGGGAGGGATGACGGCAAATTTGCTCCGGCGTATCCTCTCCCCCTTTTCAGTTTCGTCAACGAACCCGGGCATCTGAACGCCACGCAATCCGAGCTTGCTGACGAGGGCCTCAACCCTCTGCCGGAGGGGACCATCTCCCAGCAACTGTAGCGGCCACTCCTGCGGATCCAGCCCGGCGCGGCCATAGGCTTCCACCAGGGTGTCGATCCCCTTGTTCTCAATCCACCGCCCCACGAAGATAAATCCCTTCCTTTGCTCCGGAGGGAGCGGCTCCAGTGCCGATAGATCACAGATGGGAAACACCACCCGGCTGTTGCGCCAGGGCTGCTCAGATTTCTCCCAGGTCCGGCGGACGAACTCAGAGATATAGAAGCGGCGGTGACCAAGTCCGAGGCACAATCTCCACAACCGCTCATGGAGACTCTTGCCGCCGCGACTGTAGTTGATCACATTGATCAGAAGCGGCTTGCCCATCGCCCGGGCCATAAACACGACGTCTGGGCACGGATTTTGCACATGGACCACGTCGGCCTGCCATATCGCACGGACAAGATCCATGCTGGCCTTGCGAACGAACGTTACCTTCGCGCCTGAATCCGCGACACGAGTCTCGAGATCACGTCCAAGCTCAAATCCGTCGGTTTGCTTGAAACACAGGTTCAAGTTCACATCCTGATCGGTGCGAACACCTTTCGCGATGGCGAGCACGAATCCCTCGAGCCCGCCGTAACGCCCCTGACAGGGGCTGATAATTGCCACGTTCACCACTTGCTTCAAATCAGTCACACGCTCCAGCGCCAGTTCGTTCACGTTCGTGAGTTCCTTTTTTCAGACAAAAGAACAGGCCGGCTAGTTCGCGGCCTTACGCGCGTCCGCCAGCCACTCTTGATAAACTCCCTCCAAGCACTTCACCTGCCGTTCCCATGTTTGGTCCTCCACTCTCTTTCGTGCTGCGGAAGCCATTGCTTCCCTCAACCGTTCGGCCTCAAGCAGCCGATTAATCTCCGTGCTCATCATCGCCACATCACCGAAATTACAAACCACTCCATCGACACCCCGGTTCACGGACGCTCCGAAGCCAGTCGGAGTCACGACGACAGCACAACCGCAAGCCATCGCTTCTGTCGTTGCCATGCCGTAACCTTCGTAGAGACTGGGAAAGAGGAACACTTTCGCCTCGCTCAGCACTTCCACCAATTTCTCCTCAGAGAGGCGGGGATGAATGGTCACGCGCGAGTGCACGGACGTGGGCAGGGCTTTCAAAACTTCATTCCGTGCACCGCCCACCCCCAACATGTGAAACTCCAGATCGGGATTGGTATCCAGCACGGCCTTTGCCACGGCAATCAACGTTGCAGGGTCCTTCCTGGGTGTCCAGCTTCCCATGCACACCAGGCGGTGCCGCTTCTTCTGGCTCCATGAGGCTCGCAGGAAAACCTCATCGACGCCAGGCTCCACCACGGTGCAGCGGGACGCCGGCTGAATCTTCTGCCGAACGACATAATCCATATCCGCCTGGCAAATAGCTGCAAAACCATCCACACACGAAAATGCGTGAAGGTTCGCGCGTCTGATCCACGGCTCAATCAAAGTAGCCCCCAGTCGTCTGGCAAGCCCACCATTGTCTTGGCCGGCATCAGGAAGGCTCATCTCATCCGCCAGCAATTCCAATCCATTCGTGTGTGCCACCAGCAAAGGGCGCCGCGCACGTGGGCGGCGAGCCAGCCGCCGAATCAATGGCCCGAA
Protein-coding regions in this window:
- a CDS encoding glycosyltransferase family A protein translates to MNSNIKNLVSVLVPTYNAGPYLKELVESVKRQDYEEWELLILDDGSGDLKFPGTEECLNDPRIRTFTWGKNRGVSQATLFLMQQARGEFWCYPGADDVLKPAFLSARLGVMNSYPDVALVFGKGGQIDSEGKQVWFDLGMQTFEEMRPLENQLIEPEQMLQILLGGNIISTPSILGRTTATLPILTRYQMDWRYCQDWFYWLLLASGGIRFYYHGEMLHDYRVHQHSLSQSNESWAWRNVEPSLVLLTALHLSAGESSLALSFYERCRHELYANWLVRSARFRKHPSWKRWSSLANLTKIQLLEWPWVFWNVLRVYIKRRRARSQAKVMHGLPSFYSSWTES
- a CDS encoding glycosyltransferase family 4 protein — protein: MNELALERVTDLKQVVNVAIISPCQGRYGGLEGFVLAIAKGVRTDQDVNLNLCFKQTDGFELGRDLETRVADSGAKVTFVRKASMDLVRAIWQADVVHVQNPCPDVVFMARAMGKPLLINVINYSRGGKSLHERLWRLCLGLGHRRFYISEFVRRTWEKSEQPWRNSRVVFPICDLSALEPLPPEQRKGFIFVGRWIENKGIDTLVEAYGRAGLDPQEWPLQLLGDGPLRQRVEALVSKLGLRGVQMPGFVDETEKGERIRRSKFAVIPPNTREDFGLVAVEARHLGVPCIVTRDGGLPEAAGRHSLICEPGDVEGLAALLKRASAMDAQEYASLARTTHESLPEELVAPSFYTKIYSELARGSRASVARG
- a CDS encoding FkbM family methyltransferase; translation: MSIGDKLTFHLAHLRKQPHPLRYLVALLLSKMGMAGIFSYRRNGASIKMRSGGLARLLWTEPEMQLDGEVFLSRFLKKGNVVVDVGANIGILSLLASNAVGAAGKVVAIEAHPETFRALEDNLQLNGVENVTAVHSAVGADAGVIQFSDRMDDDWNKVEQGPASISVEMQKLDVVCKTLESIDVLKIDVEGYELPVLRGAGETLRRTNCVLLECWGGHTEGFGYRPQDLFEFMAQNDFCGYALREENNQIALDGISDGTHGQSLENFVFVRDSRTLSAFGVDLAHR
- a CDS encoding class I SAM-dependent methyltransferase, which produces MNEMYTSGEYASKNPNWHLEHSPFKAAQVSKMLAKHAIKPRRLLEVGCGVGGILEELRNRLDPKPECVGYDVSPQAIEYAAKREGEGLKFFLGTPDPKAGRFDVALAMDVAEHVEDYLAFIRGLKELAEWKILHIPMDLSMLSVARPSYLSLARQHVGHLHYFTLETALASVEQAGLEVKDWFLTSVELEQGAPGQKRLMFLRRMMNSWKPELTARILGGYSVLVLCK
- a CDS encoding glycosyltransferase family 4 protein; translation: MRIMSVTNCDLDPALGSGKTVLAWSTGLRNLGHEVTVESPERFYPRWYGEKAKRLKMRLAPQRLYQRILEGGYDVVEFYGAEFGPLIRRLARRPRARRPLLVAHTNGLELLADEMSLPDAGQDNGGLARRLGATLIEPWIRRANLHAFSCVDGFAAICQADMDYVVRQKIQPASRCTVVEPGVDEVFLRASWSQKKRHRLVCMGSWTPRKDPATLIAVAKAVLDTNPDLEFHMLGVGGARNEVLKALPTSVHSRVTIHPRLSEEKLVEVLSEAKVFLFPSLYEGYGMATTEAMACGCAVVVTPTGFGASVNRGVDGVVCNFGDVAMMSTEINRLLEAERLREAMASAARKRVEDQTWERQVKCLEGVYQEWLADARKAAN